Proteins found in one uncultured Desulfuromonas sp. genomic segment:
- a CDS encoding MXAN_5187 C-terminal domain-containing protein translates to MAKVLDDRKKISQHLAEIELKLKDLRIRYEQYFAGVEKRAPIREREALEREIRRLNQRRIIQTDLRYRFQNLSGSFYSYQNMWDRIQREMDEGRYHRHKTSSMDSSAPQQREIDRVYHDYQAICRECQRNVPPKEQLESFIAKQKESIRQKYGNVECSFRVVNDQGKPKITVNLKR, encoded by the coding sequence TTGGCCAAAGTTCTTGATGATCGGAAAAAAATCAGTCAACATCTGGCGGAGATCGAGCTGAAGCTCAAAGATTTGCGCATCCGTTACGAGCAATATTTTGCCGGTGTTGAAAAGCGTGCTCCGATTCGCGAACGTGAAGCCCTTGAGCGCGAAATCCGTCGCCTTAATCAACGCCGCATCATTCAAACCGACCTACGATATCGTTTTCAGAACCTCAGTGGAAGTTTTTATTCCTATCAGAATATGTGGGACCGGATTCAGCGGGAAATGGATGAAGGTCGCTACCATCGCCATAAAACCAGTAGCATGGACAGTTCCGCGCCGCAACAACGAGAGATTGATCGCGTTTATCACGATTACCAGGCAATCTGTCGCGAATGTCAGCGCAATGTGCCCCCCAAAGAACAACTCGAGTCGTTTATCGCAAAGCAAAAAGAGAGTATCCGGCAGAAATACGGTAATGTCGAATGCAGTTTTCGCGTGGTCAACGATCAAGGGAAACCGAAAATTACCGTCAATCTCAAGCGTTGA
- the glmU gene encoding bifunctional UDP-N-acetylglucosamine diphosphorylase/glucosamine-1-phosphate N-acetyltransferase GlmU — MPTQNLAAVILAAGKGTRMKSQQPKVLHQIAGQPLALFPVQWCQSLGCCKTVMVVGHQADRVKETFAPYPVDFVVQEQQLGTGHALMVTESALQSFSGTLLLLCGDVPLLREETLKQLIDAHRTSEAAVTVLTTHMENPYGYGRIIRNSGQIEKIVEEKDATSEQKSVTEINTGIYAFEAPLVYELLHRIGNDNAQGEYYLTDIISLAQSSGLKAASCILEDPRECMGINDRVQLAEAGEILRQRINHEHMVNGVTLQNPAATYIDHAVTIEADTVIEANCHVRGASHIGPFCHVETGSVIDGCHIGPSTRIKAGSVVEQSQIGEHCAIGPMAHLRPGTILHGHNKLGNFVETKKAVLGPRSQASHLTYIGDAELGSDINLGCGTITCNYDGVNKHKTVIEDGVFVGSDCQLIAPVTLGRNCLIGAGSTITKDVPPDSLALSRSEQKVIKGWRKRKK; from the coding sequence ATGCCTACACAGAATCTCGCAGCCGTTATCCTTGCCGCCGGCAAGGGCACACGAATGAAATCCCAACAGCCTAAAGTCCTGCACCAGATTGCCGGTCAGCCCCTTGCCTTGTTTCCCGTCCAGTGGTGCCAGTCTCTGGGATGTTGCAAAACCGTCATGGTTGTCGGCCATCAGGCTGATCGCGTTAAAGAAACCTTTGCACCGTACCCGGTCGACTTTGTTGTTCAGGAACAACAACTGGGCACCGGTCACGCTCTGATGGTCACTGAATCAGCGCTGCAATCGTTCAGTGGCACATTGCTACTATTGTGTGGCGATGTTCCACTGCTGCGTGAAGAGACATTGAAACAACTCATTGATGCGCACCGGACATCCGAGGCTGCGGTTACCGTATTGACGACCCATATGGAAAATCCCTACGGCTACGGTAGAATTATTCGCAACTCAGGTCAAATTGAAAAAATTGTCGAAGAAAAAGATGCGACCAGCGAACAAAAAAGCGTCACTGAGATCAATACCGGAATCTATGCCTTTGAAGCACCATTGGTCTACGAATTGTTGCATCGCATCGGTAACGACAATGCCCAGGGGGAATATTATCTGACCGACATCATCTCCCTGGCCCAGAGCTCGGGTTTAAAAGCTGCGAGCTGTATCCTCGAAGATCCGCGCGAATGCATGGGCATCAATGACCGGGTGCAACTGGCCGAAGCCGGAGAAATTTTGCGCCAACGCATCAACCACGAGCATATGGTTAATGGCGTTACCCTGCAAAACCCTGCAGCAACCTATATTGACCATGCCGTTACCATTGAGGCTGATACGGTGATTGAAGCCAACTGCCATGTGCGCGGTGCCAGTCATATCGGGCCTTTTTGCCATGTGGAAACCGGCAGCGTTATTGACGGCTGTCATATTGGCCCGTCAACCCGCATCAAAGCGGGATCTGTTGTTGAGCAGTCGCAGATTGGCGAGCACTGTGCCATTGGCCCCATGGCCCATCTGCGCCCCGGCACGATTCTTCACGGCCACAATAAACTGGGTAATTTTGTCGAAACCAAAAAAGCGGTTCTGGGTCCACGCTCGCAAGCCAGTCATCTTACCTATATCGGCGATGCGGAACTGGGCAGCGATATCAACCTCGGCTGTGGTACCATCACCTGCAATTACGATGGCGTTAACAAACATAAAACCGTAATTGAAGATGGAGTTTTCGTCGGCAGCGACTGTCAACTCATTGCACCGGTCACCCTGGGTCGTAACTGCCTGATCGGCGCCGGCTCAACAATTACTAAAGATGTGCCGCCGGATTCTCTGGCGCTGTCGCGCAGTGAACAAAAAGTGATTAAGGGTTGGCGCAAACGAAAAAAATAG
- the glmS gene encoding glutamine--fructose-6-phosphate transaminase (isomerizing) → MCGIVGYIGQKPAVEIVLEGLRRLEYRGYDSAGIATLDLGQLNTSRAEGKLTNLEQKLKATPLTGSLGIGHTRWATHGKPSEENAHPHRSGDFVVVHNGIIENYLALKQRLVDQGHVFNSQTDSEIIAHLIEHHYRASQDFEAAVRHTLHELRGAFAIAVICQSHPDQLIAAKAGSPLVIGQGIGEYFVASDIPAMLSHTREMIFLNDGEMVVFSREAMTITTLDGQPVDKQSKTITWNPMMAEKGGYRHFMLKEIHEQPRAISDTIAGRINEDKDRVLLHDLNLTDDQLAQFDRLYIVACGTSWHAGLVGKFLIEKLARLSVEVDIASEFRYRQPLVNERTLTLVISQSGETADTLAALRESHERGGKVVAICNVVESSIARESDGVIYTHAGPEIGVASTKAFTTQLVALFLLALHLGRVRSILPSEQLRKQIQALLTLPRKLEQALELDEQIESVARQFMHASDFLYLGRGNQYPIALEGALKLKEISYIHAEGYPAGEMKHGPIALIDENLPVVVVVPKNDTYEKVVSNMEEVRARGGQIISISDCDSSDLHSASDAVFAVPTISDDLMPVITSVPLQLLSYHIAVFKGTDVDQPRNLAKSVTVE, encoded by the coding sequence ATGTGCGGAATCGTCGGTTATATCGGTCAGAAACCTGCTGTGGAGATTGTTTTAGAGGGTCTGCGTCGCCTTGAATACCGCGGCTACGACTCAGCAGGCATTGCCACGCTTGATCTCGGTCAACTGAACACCTCGCGAGCTGAAGGAAAACTGACCAACCTGGAGCAGAAACTCAAGGCCACACCGTTGACGGGATCTCTGGGGATCGGCCATACCCGCTGGGCCACCCACGGTAAACCATCGGAAGAAAACGCCCATCCTCATCGCTCCGGAGATTTTGTCGTTGTCCACAACGGCATCATTGAAAACTATTTGGCCCTCAAGCAACGTCTTGTCGACCAGGGTCATGTCTTCAATTCACAAACCGACAGCGAGATTATCGCCCACCTGATTGAGCACCATTACCGTGCCAGTCAAGACTTCGAAGCCGCCGTTCGTCACACACTGCATGAACTGCGTGGTGCTTTTGCCATTGCGGTCATCTGCCAGTCTCATCCCGATCAGCTTATTGCCGCCAAAGCTGGTTCCCCGCTGGTGATCGGCCAGGGTATCGGGGAATATTTTGTCGCCTCTGATATTCCGGCCATGTTGTCTCATACCCGCGAGATGATTTTTCTCAACGACGGTGAGATGGTTGTGTTCAGTCGTGAGGCCATGACCATCACCACCCTCGACGGCCAGCCGGTGGACAAACAATCGAAAACCATCACCTGGAATCCGATGATGGCGGAAAAGGGCGGTTATCGCCATTTTATGCTTAAAGAGATTCATGAACAACCGCGCGCTATCTCCGATACCATTGCCGGACGCATTAACGAAGATAAGGACAGGGTTCTGCTGCATGATCTCAACCTGACCGATGACCAGCTCGCCCAGTTTGACCGGCTGTATATTGTTGCCTGCGGCACCTCGTGGCATGCCGGTCTGGTGGGTAAATTTCTCATCGAAAAACTGGCCCGGTTAAGTGTTGAGGTGGATATTGCCAGCGAATTTCGCTACCGCCAGCCGTTGGTCAATGAGCGTACCCTGACTCTGGTAATCAGCCAGAGTGGTGAGACGGCTGACACCCTGGCCGCATTGCGTGAGTCCCATGAACGCGGCGGTAAAGTCGTTGCCATTTGTAATGTGGTTGAATCGTCGATTGCCCGGGAAAGTGATGGTGTCATCTATACCCATGCCGGACCGGAGATCGGTGTCGCGTCAACCAAAGCATTTACGACTCAGCTTGTGGCGTTATTCCTGCTTGCTTTACACCTGGGGCGTGTCCGTTCAATATTGCCGAGTGAACAACTCCGTAAACAGATTCAGGCCCTGTTGACATTGCCCCGCAAACTGGAACAGGCGCTGGAACTCGATGAGCAGATCGAATCAGTCGCTCGCCAGTTTATGCACGCATCCGATTTTCTGTATCTCGGTCGTGGCAATCAGTATCCTATTGCACTAGAGGGGGCTTTGAAACTCAAGGAGATCTCCTATATTCACGCCGAAGGCTATCCTGCCGGTGAGATGAAACACGGGCCCATTGCCCTGATCGATGAGAACCTGCCGGTGGTGGTCGTGGTGCCTAAAAATGACACCTATGAAAAAGTGGTATCCAATATGGAAGAGGTTCGGGCACGGGGAGGGCAGATAATCTCAATCAGTGACTGTGATTCTTCGGATTTGCACAGTGCCTCAGACGCCGTTTTTGCCGTTCCAACGATCAGTGATGATCTGATGCCGGTGATCACCTCGGTTCCCTTACAACTGCTCTCGTATCACATCGCTGTGTTTAAAGGCACGGATGTGGATCAACCACGAAATCTGGCCAAAAGTGTCACCGTGGAATAA